The nucleotide sequence CCATTTGGCCTGACGATGTCAGTGCCCGACACCACAACCGACGAGGCCCGGCCGTTATACCCAATGGGTATGTGCAGCCAGTTCGGGGGCAGGGCGTTTTCCGGCCCGCGGAACATGGTGCCCACGTTCATAGCGTGGTGTTTGCCAGCGTAGAAGTCGGTGTATTCGGCAACCAATATTGGCATATGCATATCGACCGCGGATTGCGGAACCAGGAGCGGCTCGATCGCGGCCTGATCGGTGGACCCCTCGGCCAACATCTCAGTCAGGCGCGCACGCAAGGTTGCCCAAACGTCCGGCCCCAGTTCCATCACATCGTTCCAAAACGGCAGGTCAAATGCGCCATCCTCGTCCAGTTCAACCAGTCCGGCCTCTTCCGCGGCCTGCATGTCGAGGATCATGTCACCAATCGCCACCCCGCATCTCGGCGCGGACCCCTTTGTTGAAAACACCCCATATGGCAGGTTGTTCAGCGGAAACGGCGTCTGGTCGGAATTGGCGCTGGATACCCAGCTGCGCATTAGTTGGGTCATGGGGGCTCTCTATGTCGTGGCGTCAGGTTGCGCGTCAGGGGCTGCCGCCTGGAAAGCGGGCAGGGCGAGGCAGTTGGTCTCAATCTCCGTCAATCGGGGATATGGGGACAGATCAAGCCCCCACCGATGGGCGTTGATCAATTGTCCAACCAGGCAAATATCCGCGATGGTTACTGTATCTCCGAAGCAGTATTTGTCCTTGTTATGAATGGCTTGCGAAAAGGCGTTAAAGCCTTCGTGCATCCAGTGCAGCATCCAACTGACCTTTGCGTCAGCGTCGGCGTCCGGCAACATGCCCACAACCTTGAGGTTGTTCACCGGGTGGATGTCCAACGCGATTATCTGCGCGGCAGCCCGCACCTGGGCAGCCAAAAGCGGGTCAGCGGGCACCAGCTTGGGCGCCGCAATGGTGTCCAGGTAGTCAAGGATCGCAAGGGACTGGGTCAACCGTGTACCATCTTGCAGTTCCAGCACCGGCACCCCGCCCGACGGGTTCACCTGCGAAAAGGTCGCGCTTCGCTGCTCTCCTTCGATCAGGTTCACCGGAATTGTCTCAAAGGGGATGCCTTTGAGGTGCAGCGCGACCCGTACCCTATAGGACGTGGTCGACCGCCAGTAGCTGTAGAGCCTCATTTCACCCCCGGCGTGCCGTCGAATTTCTTCTCCAGGTCACCCCAGCAATCAATGTAGTCATCCTGCAGCGGGGCCTCATTGGCAGCAAACGGCGTCAAATGCTGCGGAAAACGGGTCTCGAACATGAAGGACATCGTGTTCTCCAACTTCTCCGCCCCCAGTTCCGCGTTCGAGGCCCCCTCAAATGCGGTCTTATCCGGGCCATGGGGCAGCATCATGTTGTGCAAGCTCATCCCACCGGGAACAAAGCCCTTAGGTTTGGCGTCATATATGCCGTGAATGTTGCCCATCAGCTCGGACATGACGTTCTTGTGGTACCAAGGCGGGCGGAACGTATTTTCGGCCACCATCCAGCGATCGCGGAACAGAACGAAATCGATATTGGCGGTGCCTTCAACGCCGGACGGGGCGGTCAGCACGGTAAATATCGAGGGGTCAGGGTGGTCAAAGAGGATCGCGCCGACGGGGCAGTAGGTCCGCAAATCGTATTTGCATGGCGCGTAATTGCCGTGCCAGGCCACCACATCCAGTGGTGAATGTCCGATCTCGGTGATGTGAAACTGGCCGCCCCATTTCACCGTAACCGTGGACGGCGTTTCGCGGTCCTCAAAGGCCGCGACAGGCGTCTTGAAGTCGCGCGGGTTGGCCATGCAGTTAGCGCCAATCGGGCCACGGCCGGGCAGCTCGAATTTCTGCCCGTAATTTTCACACATGAAGCCGCGGGCAGGGCCTTCAAGCACTTCAACCCGGTACACCAAGCCTCTGGGAATAATAGCTATTTCTTGCGGCTCTGCGTCAATAACGCCCAACTCCGTGGCAAAGCGCAGCCGGCCTTCCTGCGGCACAACCAGCATCTCGGAATCTGCCGAGTAGACATACGCGTCTTTCATCGATTCAGTCACCAGATAGATATGCGAAGCCATACCAACCTGCGTGTTCACGTCTCCGCATGTGGTCATCGTCCGCATACCCGTCAGCCAGGTCAGCGGCCCTGAGACATGCGGCACCGGATCCCAACGATACTGTCCCAGAGAGACAACATCGGGGTCGACCAACGGCGCGCTCTTCCAATATGGCAAATCAAGTCTCTTGAACCGGTGCGTATGTTTGACAGATGGACGAATGCGATAGCACCAAGTCCGCTCATTCTGGTGTGACGGAGCCGTAAAAGCAGTGCCCGAAAGCTGTTCGCCATAGAGCCCGTAATTGCATTTTTGCGGGGAATTCATGCCTTGGGGCAGGGCGCCTGGCAGCGCCTCGGTCTCGAAATCATTCCCGAATCCGGGCATGTATCCCTCATGCGTACCGACGGGCGTCACCGCGCGTTGAAGTCCAGCAGGGCTTGATTTCTTGTTCATCTGATCATCCTCCGGTTCATGCCTGAGTATTAGTTGTTTTTGTAACTAACAAGCATTAGAGATGCCCGCATGCCCCAATATGATACTGAATTTGATCTCCGGGAATTCCTGCCATATCTGCTCAACCAGGCCGCGGCTGCGACAAGCGTTGAGTTTCGCGAGATCTACAAGAACCGATACGGCATGTTGCGCACCGAATGGCGCGTGCTGTTCCACCTTGGCCGCTACGGATCAATGACCGCCAAGAGCCTGTGCGATCTGGCTGCGCTCCACAAGACCAAGGTCAGCCGGGCAGTTGCAGCACTGGAACGAAAGCGCTTTCTGGTACGGGAAGTTCTGGAACATGATCGTCGGCACGAGCAATTGAAACTCACACCTGCAGGGCGCGCCGCATTCAATGATCTGAACACCGAAGCACGGGCCTTCGACGCGCAAATTGCCGCACGTTTCACGCCCAAGGAAACGAAAGTGCTGCGGGACTGCCTGATCGCGCTCGCCAAGTTACCCGATGATGAGGCGGCTTTGGACGGCTGACCTCGGCAATTTGCGTGTCGGGGCGGGCCGTATTCATGGTTTCCATCGCGCAGGTATTACATCTTGTAATCAGTATTATGTAAATAAAACATTGACCCTGAAACCAGTCATTCTGTTATATTTCAAAGATCTCAACACACCCCTGGCTAGTATAACCAATTAAATAACAACTGCTTATCGAGCACCGTTAAACGAACCGGGATCAGATAGTCCAACTAAACTGTGCTATCGGTGCATTCGGTTACGCACTGGACTTGCGGGAACGCGGGCCGCGAACGGCGGTCATGAATCATCAGGGATAATGTATACGTTATTTCACCTTAAGAAAGAATCCTTAATCTCTGTAATGGCGTTCCTTTTTTTGCGAAAGGTAATATGGCACCTAGCGAAAGGTTAATTCTTTGTAACGTTTTGGGGTAGAATTTGCCGTGCTAAGCCTCGACAGAATGGCTTTCAAATCGTAGTGTCTTTTAGCCCCACAGCAAAAGCAAAAACATGTCATCCCTACTCGTCCTCAACGGACCAAATCTGAACCTTCTTGGCACCCGGCAGCCTGATGTCTACGGGCGTACGACGCTCGCGGATATTGAACAGATGTGCGCGGCACATGCCAAGGCGCTGAACGTATCGCTCAGCTTCGAGCAATCCAATCTCGAAGGCGAAATGATCGATCATATTCACGCGGCCAAAGGCGTGCATGATGTGATCATCCTGAATGCCGGTGCGTATACGCATACGTCGGTGGCGCTGATGGATGCGATTAGCTCGGTCGAGCTTCCAGTGATCGAGCTGCACCTGTCCAATGTCCATGCACGCGAAGAATTCCGCCATAAGTCCTTCATCGCACCGGTGGCACTGGGCATCATCTGCGGGTTTGGCGCACGCGGCTATACGCTGGCAATGGACGCCGCGGTCAATCATCTGGAAATTGCACGATGATTGACGGTTATCTTCACCAGATGACTGACGCCAACTCGATCGAGGACGCATGGGAAATCCATACAGCCAAGATGGATGAATACGGGTTCGACCGCCTGCTCTACGCCTATACGCGCTATGGCACCGGCCATTCGCTCGGTGATCTGCAGGACGCGCTCATTCTGACCAATCACGACCCGGCCTATGTCGATGTGTTCATTGGCGAAGGCATGTATATGAAGGGCCCGATGGTGGCCTGGGTGACCGAGAACACCGGCGCGTGCAGCTGGAACATGGTTCACCAACAAATTGCCGCCGGAAACGTCACCCCCGACATGATGGAGGCGATGGAGCTGAATATGCGCATGGATGTGGTGGCCGGCTACACGATCAGCTTCCACGAAGTGTCGCTGCGCGCCAAAGGGGCAATCGGGCTGACCGCGCGGCGCGGCCTGACCCAGCCTGAGGTTGATGCGATCTGGGCCGAACACGGATCCGATATCGAGCTGGCCAACAAGATCCTGCATTTGAAGGTTGTTCAGCTGCCCCACACCACCGGCCAACGGCGCAAACTGACCGCGCGTCAGCGCGAGGTTTTGGAATGGGTTGCGGATGGCAAAACCATCCAGGACACAGCCACGATCATGGGTCTGAATCCGGCGACAATCGAAAAACACCTGCGCTTGGCGCGCGAAGCGCTGGATGTGGACACCACGGCACAGGCCATTTTGAAGGCGTCATCGCAGAACCAGTTCTTCCTGATCGAGCGCTGATTCACACAATCTTAACAATATGTTAAGAATTAGGGTAAGGTTTACCTTACTTTGCATTTGCAGCATATTTTGGCACTTATGGCATGTTCCGTGAGTGGTGGCTTTTGCCATGGGACTTTTTCGGTTGGAAATCGCTTGGCTTTACAGGCGCTTGCCATCCGTTCCGGTTTTTCCGGTTCGTCGCCTGTTGGGTTTATAGTCCACCTGACAGGCGACATCATTTCACAGAAGGCCCACAATCGGCTCCCCAGCACGTTTTGGGGGTCTTGAAATGGAAAACGGCGCTGCGAGTCCCTCGCGGCGCCGTTTTTTTTGGCCCCGGACCAACCGGCCCGGGGAAACTTTGATGCAGGTTTAGCCTTTCAGCTGAGCTGCGACCTCTTCAGCGAAGTTCTCTTCTTTCTTCTCGATCCCCTCGCCCACTTCAAGGCGCACAAAACCGGTGATCTCAACGCCTGCTTCTTTTGCAGCCGCGCCGACGGTCAGGTCGGGGTTCACAACGAAGGACTGGTTCAGCAGCGTAACTTCCGCCATGTATTTCTTCATCCGGCCAACGATCATCTTCTCGATCACAGCTTCTGGCTTGCCGCTTTCGCGTGCAATATCCATCTGAACCTGCTTCTCTTTTTCGACAACGGACGGGTCCAGATCATCTTCGGACAAAGAGGCTGGGTTTACAGCGGCAACGTGCATCGCAACTTGCTTGCCAAAGGCTTCATTGTCGCCAGACAAGGCAACCAGAACGCCAATCTTGCCCATGCCTTCGACAACAGCGTTGTGCACGTAGGAAACGACCGAAGCACCTTCGATCGACGCCATGCGACGCACAGACATGTTTTCGCCAATGGTGGCGACTTTGTCCGTGATGACGTCGGCAACCGACTTTCCGCCCATGTCGGAAGCGAGAAGCGCCTCATAATCATCAGCAGTCAGTGCCAGCTTCGCTATGCCACCGACCATCGCCTGAAACTCAGCGTTTTTAGCAACAAAATCCGTCTCGGAATTGACCTCAACAGCAACGCCCTTATTGCCTTCGACAGCAACGGCAACCAGACCCTCAGCCGCCGTGCGGCCGGATTTCTTGGCGGCTTTCGCCAGGCCCTTGGTGCGCAGCCAGTCAACGGCGGCTTCCATGTCGCCAGCGTTTTCGGTCAGCGCCTTCTTGGCGTCCATCATGCCTGCGCCTGTGGAATCGCGCAGTTCTTTCACCATCGCAGCAGTAATCGCCATCTCATGGATCTCCTGTAACTAAAGTGGGGATGTCCGAAGGCAGGTCCCCTGCCCTCGGCAAATCTAACTTAGGCTTTTGCGTCTTCAGCAGGTGCTTCGGCGGCAGCCTCAGCAGCGGGTGCCTCAGCAGGCGCTTCAGCAGCAACAGCTTCCTCAACCGGCGCTTCCTCAGCCGCACCCAGATCAACACCAGCCGCGCCCATTTGCGCCTGCATGCCGTCCAGCGCCGCACGGGCCACCAGGTCGCAATACAAAGCAATCGCGCGCGATGCGTCATCGTTGCCCGGGATCAGATAGTCGATGCCGTCTGGCGAGCAGTTGGTGTCGACAACAGCGATCACCGGGATGCCCAGCTTCTTGGCTTCGGCAATGGCAAGGTCTTCTTTGTTCACGTCGATGACGAACAACAGGTCAGGTGTGCCGCCCATCTCGCGGATGCCGCCCAAAGACGCTTGCAGCTTGCCTTGGTCCCGCTCCATGCCCAGACGCTCCTTCTTGGTCAGGCCGGAGAAACCGGTTTCCATGGCCTCATCGATCTTCTTCAGACGAGAGATCGAATTCGACACGGTTTTCCAGTTGGTCAGCGTGCCGCCGAGCCAACGGTGGTTCATGTAATACTGCGCGCATTTCTCAGCAGCTTCAGCAATCGGGCGCTGGGCCTGACGCTTGGTGCCAACGAACAGCACGCGGCCGCCTTTTGCGGTGGTGTCACGTACAACCTGCAACGCTTGGTCCAGCATTGGCACGGTTTGTGTGAGGTCCATGATGTGGATCCCGTTTTTGGAGCCGTAAATATACGGGTCCATACGTGGGTTCCAACGTGCGGTCTGGTGACCAAAGTGTACGCCAGCTTCCAAGAGCTGACGGAGCGAAAATTCTGGCAAAGCCATGTCCGTTTTCCTTTCCGGTTTATGCCTCAGCGGGGTGTGAGAACCATGTGGTTCAACCGGTGGATGTCATGGGATGTCTCCCCCAATCGACCCGACCCCGCCTGCGAAGTAAGCGCCACATAGACCAATCCCCCCTGCCCCGCAAGCCTTTGTTGCCATAAGGCCGAAAGCCGCGAACGGCGCGGTCAAGTTTGCTTAACAAAGCCCCGCTACAACCCCGCACACGGTTGATCAGCCAAACATCTCAGAGACCAGCGCCCCAGCGCCACATCAAACGCGCCGGGGTCCACGGTTTCACCGGTGAAACACAGGAAGAAGCGGGCAAAACGCCCGTGAACACACAGGTTTCGACCCAAACAAAACGGGTGGGCCCATCCACGTTCTCCAACACGAGCAAAACACCTAACCGGACGCTACCAAAAGCGCACCGGCTCTCCATCATTGTTTCAAAAATACCTCCGCCGGAGGCAAAGGCTTTTCCAAAGCCTTACCACAAATTTTTCGTAGGAAAATTTGCTACCCCCGCAAATACCCCAACAGCATCCGCGTCGATCCGTCCTTGCCCGCATCGCTTTCCTCGCCCGCAAGAATGGGCGACAACGCCGTTGCCAGCTCCTTGCCCAGCTCCACCCCCCATTGGTCATAGGAATTGATGCCCAGCATCACGCCTTCGACGAATACGCGGTGCTCATACAAAGCGATGATTTGGCCCAACACATAGGGCGTCAGCTTCGGATACACCAAGGTCGTCGAGGGCCGGTTGCCCGAAAACACACGGTGGCGCGCCTGCCGCTTCAGCTCTGCACCGGTCAGGCCTTTCTCAGCCATAATGGCGGTCGCGTCCTCCAACGACCGCCCCACCATCAACGCCTCGGATTGCGCCAGACAATTGGCCACCAGCAACGCGTGATGATGCGCCAGTTCCGGCTCATGGCCTTCCTTGGCGACCATGAATTCACAGGGCACGGTTCGCGTGCCCTGATGGATCAACTGGTAAAACGCGTGCTGCCCATTGGTGCCGGGCTCGCCCCAAACCACCGGGCCCGAGGCCACCTCCAACGCGGCCCCATCCATGGCCACCGATTTCCCGTTCGATTCCATCTCCAGCTGCTGCAGATAGGCAGGCAGCCGCGACAGGCGGTTGTCGTAAGGCAGCACGGCACGGGTTGCATGGCCGCAACCTTGGTTATGCCAGAGCCCGACCAAAGCCAGGAGCACCGGCAGATTTTCTCGAAAATCTGCGTCCGCAAAATGGCGGTCCATCTCATGCCCACCCCGCAGGAACTCCGCAAAGGCATCTGGCCCCACGGCCAGCATCATCGACAGCCCAATCGGGCCCCACATGGAATAGCGGCCACCGACCCAGTCCTCAAAGCCGAACACGCGCGACGCATCTATCCCAAAGGCGGCGGTCCTTTCGGCCGAGGTCGACAGCGCCGCAAATTGCGCAGCCGGATCAGACACCTTAGCGCCCATCCAATCCAACGCGGTCTGCGCATTGGTCATTGTCTCGATAGTGGTAAATGTCTTGGAGGCCACAATCACCAGCGTGGTTTCGGGGTTCAGGGCGGCCATCACCTCGGCAATGTCCGCGCCGTCAATATTGGACACAAAATGCGTGCGCGGCCCGTCATGATAGGGGGCCAAAGCCAGTACGCCCATGGCGGGGCCAAGGTCCGACCCGCCAATGCCAATGTTAATCACATCCGTGATCTTGCCGCCCTGCCCTTTGAACGATCCGTCGCGCACAGCGGATGCAAAATCGGACATGCGCGCCAGCGTCGTATGCACCTCACCAAATTCTGCGTCGCTCAGCCTAGCTGGCTTCATCCCCTCAGGCGCACGTAACGCAGTGTGCAAAACCGCGCGGCCTTCGGTTTCGTTGATCACCTCGCCTGCAAACATGGCGTCGCGCTTGGTCTCGACACCCGCATCCCGCGCCATGTCCATCAATAAGCCCAGCGTCTCGTCCGTCAGCTGCGTTTTTGAATAGTCAAACAGCATGTCGCCAAACCGGGCCGAGAACCCCTCCGCCCGCGCTTCGTCACCAGCAAAGAGCGACGCAATCGTAGGCCGCGTCTCCGCCGCCCGCTTCAGCTCATCCCAACGCGCCTTATCCATCATGGCGCCCAATGCACTGTCGCATTGCCAAGCACCAGATTTATTGGCGCGTCTTCCACGCCCAATCCCTGCGCGCGCTCCAACGCCTCACGTTTCTCATCGCCAGAAATCAGCACATGCGTGCTCATCGCACCCGACAAGGCGGGGCCGGTCAGGGTCACCCGCGTCTCCTGCCCCTCAGGACGGATCGCCATCACCGGGGCCGCCGCACTCAAAGCACGCGGTAGCTCGGCCGCACCAGGAAACAGCGAG is from uncultured Litoreibacter sp. and encodes:
- the aroQ gene encoding type II 3-dehydroquinate dehydratase; this encodes MSSLLVLNGPNLNLLGTRQPDVYGRTTLADIEQMCAAHAKALNVSLSFEQSNLEGEMIDHIHAAKGVHDVIILNAGAYTHTSVALMDAISSVELPVIELHLSNVHAREEFRHKSFIAPVALGIICGFGARGYTLAMDAAVNHLEIAR
- the pgi gene encoding glucose-6-phosphate isomerase, which encodes MDKARWDELKRAAETRPTIASLFAGDEARAEGFSARFGDMLFDYSKTQLTDETLGLLMDMARDAGVETKRDAMFAGEVINETEGRAVLHTALRAPEGMKPARLSDAEFGEVHTTLARMSDFASAVRDGSFKGQGGKITDVINIGIGGSDLGPAMGVLALAPYHDGPRTHFVSNIDGADIAEVMAALNPETTLVIVASKTFTTIETMTNAQTALDWMGAKVSDPAAQFAALSTSAERTAAFGIDASRVFGFEDWVGGRYSMWGPIGLSMMLAVGPDAFAEFLRGGHEMDRHFADADFRENLPVLLALVGLWHNQGCGHATRAVLPYDNRLSRLPAYLQQLEMESNGKSVAMDGAALEVASGPVVWGEPGTNGQHAFYQLIHQGTRTVPCEFMVAKEGHEPELAHHHALLVANCLAQSEALMVGRSLEDATAIMAEKGLTGAELKRQARHRVFSGNRPSTTLVYPKLTPYVLGQIIALYEHRVFVEGVMLGINSYDQWGVELGKELATALSPILAGEESDAGKDGSTRMLLGYLRG
- a CDS encoding LuxR family transcriptional regulator, producing the protein MIDGYLHQMTDANSIEDAWEIHTAKMDEYGFDRLLYAYTRYGTGHSLGDLQDALILTNHDPAYVDVFIGEGMYMKGPMVAWVTENTGACSWNMVHQQIAAGNVTPDMMEAMELNMRMDVVAGYTISFHEVSLRAKGAIGLTARRGLTQPEVDAIWAEHGSDIELANKILHLKVVQLPHTTGQRRKLTARQREVLEWVADGKTIQDTATIMGLNPATIEKHLRLAREALDVDTTAQAILKASSQNQFFLIER
- the tsf gene encoding translation elongation factor Ts, producing MAITAAMVKELRDSTGAGMMDAKKALTENAGDMEAAVDWLRTKGLAKAAKKSGRTAAEGLVAVAVEGNKGVAVEVNSETDFVAKNAEFQAMVGGIAKLALTADDYEALLASDMGGKSVADVITDKVATIGENMSVRRMASIEGASVVSYVHNAVVEGMGKIGVLVALSGDNEAFGKQVAMHVAAVNPASLSEDDLDPSVVEKEKQVQMDIARESGKPEAVIEKMIVGRMKKYMAEVTLLNQSFVVNPDLTVGAAAKEAGVEITGFVRLEVGEGIEKKEENFAEEVAAQLKG
- a CDS encoding MarR family winged helix-turn-helix transcriptional regulator is translated as MPQYDTEFDLREFLPYLLNQAAAATSVEFREIYKNRYGMLRTEWRVLFHLGRYGSMTAKSLCDLAALHKTKVSRAVAALERKRFLVREVLEHDRRHEQLKLTPAGRAAFNDLNTEARAFDAQIAARFTPKETKVLRDCLIALAKLPDDEAALDG
- the hmgA gene encoding homogentisate 1,2-dioxygenase, producing MNKKSSPAGLQRAVTPVGTHEGYMPGFGNDFETEALPGALPQGMNSPQKCNYGLYGEQLSGTAFTAPSHQNERTWCYRIRPSVKHTHRFKRLDLPYWKSAPLVDPDVVSLGQYRWDPVPHVSGPLTWLTGMRTMTTCGDVNTQVGMASHIYLVTESMKDAYVYSADSEMLVVPQEGRLRFATELGVIDAEPQEIAIIPRGLVYRVEVLEGPARGFMCENYGQKFELPGRGPIGANCMANPRDFKTPVAAFEDRETPSTVTVKWGGQFHITEIGHSPLDVVAWHGNYAPCKYDLRTYCPVGAILFDHPDPSIFTVLTAPSGVEGTANIDFVLFRDRWMVAENTFRPPWYHKNVMSELMGNIHGIYDAKPKGFVPGGMSLHNMMLPHGPDKTAFEGASNAELGAEKLENTMSFMFETRFPQHLTPFAANEAPLQDDYIDCWGDLEKKFDGTPGVK
- the maiA gene encoding maleylacetoacetate isomerase yields the protein MRLYSYWRSTTSYRVRVALHLKGIPFETIPVNLIEGEQRSATFSQVNPSGGVPVLELQDGTRLTQSLAILDYLDTIAAPKLVPADPLLAAQVRAAAQIIALDIHPVNNLKVVGMLPDADADAKVSWMLHWMHEGFNAFSQAIHNKDKYCFGDTVTIADICLVGQLINAHRWGLDLSPYPRLTEIETNCLALPAFQAAAPDAQPDATT
- the rpsB gene encoding 30S ribosomal protein S2, producing the protein MALPEFSLRQLLEAGVHFGHQTARWNPRMDPYIYGSKNGIHIMDLTQTVPMLDQALQVVRDTTAKGGRVLFVGTKRQAQRPIAEAAEKCAQYYMNHRWLGGTLTNWKTVSNSISRLKKIDEAMETGFSGLTKKERLGMERDQGKLQASLGGIREMGGTPDLLFVIDVNKEDLAIAEAKKLGIPVIAVVDTNCSPDGIDYLIPGNDDASRAIALYCDLVARAALDGMQAQMGAAGVDLGAAEEAPVEEAVAAEAPAEAPAAEAAAEAPAEDAKA